A window of Lepidochelys kempii isolate rLepKem1 chromosome 1, rLepKem1.hap2, whole genome shotgun sequence contains these coding sequences:
- the LOC140912309 gene encoding olfactory receptor 52E8-like — MSESNTTDFTNPSTFILLGIPGLEAAHVWISIPFSAMYTTAILGNFTILFIVKREPSLHGPMFYFLCMLAVTDLVMSTSTMPKMLSIFWFNSREISFSVCLTQMYFVHSFSTMESGILVAMALDRYVAICHPLRHSTILTRPLVAKIGLAVVLRSVILTLPYPFLARGWPYCRTNIIPNTYCAHLAVVKLACADISISSYYGLFELFSVIGVDVFSITVSYTQILRAIFCLPTKDARLKTFGTCISHLCAIFALYLPIFFFSLTQRFGHNVPLYLHILFTSVYQVVPPVLHPMIYGMRTKQIRGRLLQLFTHKET, encoded by the coding sequence ATGTCAGAATCCAACACAACcgacttcaccaacccctccaccttcatcctgctgggcattcctggcctggaggcagcccatgtctggatctccatccccttctctgCTATGTACACCACAGCCATCTTGGGAAACTTCACCATCCTGTTCATCGTGAAGAGGGAGCCAAGCCTCCATGGGCCCATGTTCTATTTCCTGTGCATGCTGGCCGTCACCGACCTGGTCATGTCCACGTCCACCAtgcccaaaatgctgagcatcttctggttcaattccagggagatcaGTTTCAGTgtctgcctcacccagatgtacttCGTTCACTCCTTCTCAACGATGGAGTCTGGAATCCTTGTGGCCATGGCTTTGGATCGCTATGTGGCCATCTGccatcccctgagacattccaccatCCTGACACGCCCTCTGGTGGCCAAGATCGGCCTGGCCGTGGTGCTGCGCAGCGTCATACTAACGTTACCCTACCCGTTTCTGGCGAGGGGAtggccatattgcagaaccaacatcatCCCCAACACCTATTGTGCACATCTAGCTGTGGTGAAGCTGGCCTGCGCTGACATCAGCATCAGTAGTTACTACGGCCTGTTTGAGCTTTTCTCTGTGATTGGAGTAGATGTGTTTTCTATCACCGTGTCCTATACTCAGATCCTCCGCGCCATCTTCTGCCTTCCAACAAAGGATGCCCGGCTCAAAACTTTTGGGACCTGCATCTCTCATCTTTGTGCCATCTTTGCTTTGTACCTCCcaattttcttcttctctcttaCGCAGCGGTTTGGCCACAATGTGCCACTGTATTTACACATTCTCTTTACCAGTGTGTACCAGGTGGTGCCCCCTGTGCTACACCCCATGATTTACGGGATGAGGACCAAACAGATCCGGGGCAGGCTGCTCCAGCTCTTTACTCATAAAGAGACCTAA